The following proteins come from a genomic window of Triticum aestivum cultivar Chinese Spring chromosome 6A, IWGSC CS RefSeq v2.1, whole genome shotgun sequence:
- the LOC123129469 gene encoding WAT1-related protein At5g64700-like, protein MHACAPSVWQAIAAARVTGEEEGDEVGYCRCGLRREKMRSLHTCGPSSSAWALPERPTGTGSAVAATRGRAASRMEAPRGKWTEMGWHATGWIFLNAFIGYAVPMSLYYYGLRDTTPAYAVIFLNIIPLVTFILSLVFRMETLQILSIAGSLKVVGVILSVGGTMLISLYKGKILHLWKPVLRHMGQNTTEVAGNHLRGAIFLVGSSITLACWYLIQSKVMKVYPYKYWSSMVTCLVGGFQTALVGIILSRDKSAWKLGWDLNLLTIFYSGALATAGKYSLNSWVVAKRDPAYPPMFSPLSVVFTVLLDSIFIGDEITTGSLFGTTVVIAGLYIFLSAKSKEVRDK, encoded by the exons atgcatgcatgcgctccGTCGGTGTGGCAGGCAATCGCGGCGGCGAGGGTGaccggagaggaagaaggagacgagGTCGGTTATTGCAGATGTGGATTGAGGAGGGAAAAGATGCGGTCTTTGCATACATGCGGCCCGTCCTCCTCCGCATGGGCGCTGCCGGAGAGGCCCACCGGCaccgggtcggcggtggcggcaaCGAGAGGGCGGGCGGCGAGTCGAATGGAAGCTCCGAG GGGCAAGTGGACAGAGATGGGTTGGCACGCCACGGGATGGATCTTCCTCAACGCCTTCATCGG GTACGCGGTGCCAATGAGCCTATACTACTATGGTCTTCGTGATACAACGCCAGCTTATGCCGTCATCTTTTTGAACATAATTCCGCTGGTCACATTCATTCTCTCGCTCGTCTTCAG AATGGAGACATTGCAAATCTTGAGCATAGCTGGATCACTCAAGGTCGTAGGCGTCATACTTTCGGTTGGAGGTACAATGCTCATCAGCCTTTACAAGGGCAAGATACTGCATCTTTGGAAACCCGTTCTGCGCCACATGGGGCAAAACACGACGGAGGTTGCAGGCAATCATCTAAGAGGGGCAATATTCTTGGTAGGCAGCAGCATCACACTTGCTTGCTGGTACCTGATTCAG TCAAAGGTTATGAAGGTGTATCCATACAAATACTGGTCGTCCATGGTGACATGTTTGGTTGGAGGATTTCAAACAGCACTAGTTGGAATAATATTGAGTAGGGACAAAAGTGCATGGAAGCTAGGATGGGATCTCAACCTTCTGACCATCTTCTACTCT GGGGCACTTGCAACGGCTGGGAAATATAGCTTGAACTCATGGGTCGTCGCCAAGCGAGACCCAGCATATCCTCCAATGTTCAGCCCATTGTCAGTGGTATTCACTGTTTTGTTGGACTCCATCTTTATAGGCGACGAGATTACGACAGGAAG CTTGTTCGGCACAACAGTGGTGATTGCTGGGCTCTACATTTTCCTATCAGCAAAATCAAAAGAAGTGCGGGACAAATAG